One stretch of Chitinophaga pendula DNA includes these proteins:
- a CDS encoding phytase has translation MIKYVIPIAAGAYTALAACTTYDTKTAVQQSQDSTIQPAIVTEAVAYDSDDPAIWINPANPAQSLIIGTDKSEDGALYVFNLQGKIQQDKVVKGLKRPNNVDIAYGLPLLGKPTDIAVATERLNSKLRIFSVPGMQPVDQGGIPVFSGEQPEDNHAPMGVALYKNKKGQQYAIVGRKSGPSGSYLWQYLLEDDGAGHVKASLVRKFGQYSGGKEIEAIAVDQQLGYIYYSDEGKGVRKYFADPEKGNQELALFATTGFTEDHEGISIYQLTDSTGYILVSDQGANKFHIFPREGANGNPHQHNPLKVVKVSANHSDGSDVVAIPLNETFRHGLFVAMSDNKTFHLYRWEDIAGKTLKMAPSR, from the coding sequence ATGATTAAATATGTGATTCCAATAGCTGCCGGCGCATATACCGCACTGGCAGCCTGTACTACCTATGACACAAAAACAGCAGTACAGCAATCTCAAGATAGCACCATACAGCCTGCCATCGTAACCGAAGCAGTCGCCTACGACAGCGATGACCCAGCCATCTGGATCAACCCTGCCAATCCCGCCCAAAGCCTCATCATCGGTACCGACAAATCCGAAGATGGCGCCCTCTACGTATTCAACCTGCAGGGCAAGATCCAACAGGATAAAGTAGTGAAAGGCCTCAAACGCCCTAACAACGTAGACATCGCATATGGCCTACCCCTCCTGGGCAAACCCACCGATATCGCCGTCGCCACCGAACGCCTGAACAGCAAACTACGCATCTTCTCCGTACCCGGCATGCAACCTGTCGACCAGGGCGGAATACCCGTATTCTCCGGCGAACAACCGGAAGATAACCACGCACCCATGGGTGTCGCCTTGTATAAGAATAAAAAAGGACAACAATATGCCATCGTAGGCCGCAAATCCGGCCCCTCCGGTAGCTACCTCTGGCAATACCTCCTCGAAGATGATGGCGCCGGCCATGTAAAAGCATCCCTCGTACGCAAATTCGGCCAATATAGCGGTGGCAAAGAAATAGAAGCTATCGCCGTCGATCAGCAACTGGGATACATCTACTACTCCGACGAAGGAAAAGGTGTCCGCAAATACTTCGCCGATCCCGAAAAAGGTAACCAAGAACTCGCCCTCTTCGCCACCACAGGCTTCACAGAAGACCACGAAGGCATCTCCATCTATCAACTCACCGATAGCACCGGATACATCCTCGTCTCCGATCAGGGCGCCAACAAATTTCACATCTTTCCACGGGAAGGCGCCAATGGAAATCCTCATCAACACAACCCACTCAAAGTCGTGAAAGTGAGCGCCAACCACAGCGATGGCTCCGATGTCGTCGCCATCCCCCTTAACGAGACCTTCCGCCATGGCCTGTTCGTCGCCATGAGCGATAACAAGACCTTCCACCTCTACCGCTGGGAAGATATCGCTGGCAAAACATTAAAGATGGCCCCAAGCCGTTAA
- a CDS encoding right-handed parallel beta-helix repeat-containing protein yields MKKLCLHAFVVASLLSACSKKDNTTPDPQGGNPTQENVSGDVSGVWKKGSTYKISGHLFIPEGKSLTIEEGVTVLLNDTVVKPEIIVKGNLYSLGTAQNPVKFTVADNNKTAANQFGNLWGGIIAAPTCNEMVLQYTTVEYGGAVTTESSASVKAGLYKAIAGEHVPALYYGNVNGKLVVVNSTIRNFNEDAFYLEGGKLLIANNTFYTTGISGGEAINIKSGSLADIAFNVIYSPNTNGMKLSNAGERSPQAYVIGYNNTIVNAGWRRPTTKGGSIWLEKNVRVDLYNNLLANDRYGIKRDKVNPEDNRSTFGNTLYYGATQDGVTQFQPSAEIITGTNDVISTTVGANDPKFINYPLTTDTKNATFNTAWDFALQAGSPAIGKGKVGFTRHHAAGLVVNGVTYKSPEPASFIGALGSK; encoded by the coding sequence ATGAAAAAGTTATGCTTACATGCCTTTGTAGTAGCCAGCCTGCTCTCAGCCTGTAGTAAGAAAGACAATACCACTCCTGATCCCCAGGGCGGCAACCCTACACAGGAAAACGTTTCCGGAGACGTTTCCGGCGTTTGGAAAAAAGGAAGCACCTACAAGATCAGCGGACACCTCTTCATCCCGGAAGGCAAATCCCTCACCATCGAAGAAGGCGTCACCGTATTACTGAATGATACCGTAGTAAAACCCGAGATCATCGTAAAAGGTAACCTCTACAGCCTCGGCACCGCCCAGAATCCCGTAAAGTTCACCGTAGCCGACAACAATAAAACCGCCGCCAACCAATTCGGTAACCTCTGGGGTGGTATCATCGCAGCGCCTACCTGTAATGAAATGGTTCTGCAATACACCACCGTTGAATATGGTGGCGCCGTAACCACCGAATCCTCCGCCTCCGTAAAAGCCGGCCTGTACAAAGCCATCGCTGGCGAACACGTACCGGCCCTCTACTACGGTAACGTTAATGGTAAACTCGTAGTTGTCAACAGCACCATCCGCAACTTCAACGAAGATGCATTCTACCTCGAAGGGGGTAAACTGCTCATCGCCAACAATACCTTCTACACAACCGGTATCTCCGGCGGTGAAGCCATCAACATCAAATCCGGCAGCCTCGCCGACATAGCCTTCAACGTGATCTACAGCCCCAATACCAATGGGATGAAACTGTCTAACGCCGGCGAACGCAGCCCCCAGGCTTATGTGATCGGTTATAACAATACCATCGTAAACGCTGGCTGGAGAAGACCTACCACCAAAGGTGGCTCCATATGGCTGGAAAAAAATGTAAGAGTAGACCTCTACAACAACCTGCTCGCAAACGATCGCTATGGCATCAAAAGAGATAAAGTAAACCCCGAAGATAACCGCTCTACCTTCGGCAATACCCTCTACTACGGCGCTACCCAAGATGGCGTAACCCAGTTCCAGCCGTCCGCAGAGATCATCACTGGTACCAATGATGTCATCAGTACCACCGTAGGCGCTAACGATCCTAAATTCATAAACTACCCGCTGACCACCGATACCAAGAACGCTACCTTCAATACCGCATGGGACTTCGCCCTCCAAGCAGGCTCCCCCGCCATCGGTAAAGGTAAAGTAGGCTTCACCCGCCACCACGCCGCCGGCCTGGTAGTAAATGGAGTAACCTACAAATCTCCCGAACCGGCTTCCTTCATCGGCGCACTCGGCTCCAAGTAA
- a CDS encoding TonB-dependent receptor, producing MSGRLLLAFFLSLYLALPTYAGVIKGRVTVQSSGESIPGATVRLTGSKSLGTITGLDGSFIIKDVPSGHYQLIVTSLSFTSATHDIQVSGDAHVIINIVLSPASDKQLHEVTVAGRSNTTAEQKARSMEKEALQVMNIVSAKAIALSPDMTVANVAQRISGVSIERNSNGDGQYAILRGMDKRYNYTLVNGVKIPSPDNKYRYVPLDIFPSELLDRLEVYKALTPSMEADAIGGAINMVMKTAPNGRSLLASLSSGYNELFMNRDFMSFEAGKVSKSSPYEKLGNTYNATPSDFAKVTATYSTKRPVPNLLGSFSAGDRFLHNKLGVLVAGSYQRTYRGSNSLFYDAEVVDTARGVSLTKMSQREYSERQERIGIHAVTDYKFNDRHKLQWYNAYMQLENVQVRDVKATVFNTGGYNPAKGNAALEYNTRSRLTSQHIFTSNLQGEHQLSNPLSLQWSAVYAKAGNREPDNTTIPLRGVRENFVERRTTIGNASRRWEHNTDRDLAAYLQLNYLQPIAGIPVEWKLGGLYRDKQRTNFYNNYQLLPANLTAEYGKDFQRYEDIQWTVQNPQGSVASGQTYDASEKISAGFLQFNLRASHLEVTGGARVENTRQGYVMRFKVGEDRPESEQTYTDVLPSLHVKYMPDQRTNLRASYFRSLNRPGFAEIIPTGIIREEYREKGDPDLKHATADNYDLRYEFFPRPSEQFMAGIFYKKIYNPIEFTLQPDKNRGQDIYLMPGNFGNATNYGLELDMIKYFRHFGIKANYTYTHSAITTAKSKRIRRTENNGDLETITVEQSRPLYGQSAHVGNLSLLYKDLAHGWEAQLAGNYTGERINTVSQFLDNDLWQKGFVQLDFSVEKTWGHITCFLKANNLLNTPLEVYIKNNPNNKDFIPEQARNGQTLIRRDYYQRTYLAGVRYKL from the coding sequence ATGTCAGGTCGCCTTTTATTAGCATTTTTTTTATCCCTATATCTCGCCCTACCTACCTATGCAGGTGTCATTAAAGGTAGGGTCACCGTACAAAGTTCCGGGGAATCAATCCCCGGAGCTACCGTCCGGCTCACAGGCAGCAAATCATTGGGTACCATCACCGGCCTCGATGGCTCCTTCATTATAAAGGATGTCCCTTCTGGCCACTACCAGCTGATCGTCACCTCCCTCTCCTTCACCTCCGCCACCCACGATATACAGGTATCCGGCGACGCCCACGTGATTATCAATATCGTACTCTCCCCTGCCTCCGACAAACAACTCCATGAAGTCACCGTAGCGGGTCGCAGCAATACTACCGCCGAACAAAAGGCCAGGTCTATGGAGAAAGAGGCCCTCCAGGTAATGAACATCGTCTCCGCCAAAGCCATCGCCCTATCACCCGATATGACCGTAGCCAACGTCGCCCAACGTATATCGGGCGTCAGCATAGAACGCAACAGCAACGGCGATGGCCAATACGCCATCCTCCGCGGCATGGACAAACGCTATAACTATACCTTGGTAAATGGCGTAAAGATCCCCAGCCCGGACAATAAATACCGCTATGTCCCCCTGGACATATTCCCTTCCGAACTACTGGATCGCCTGGAAGTATATAAAGCACTCACGCCGTCTATGGAAGCAGATGCCATCGGCGGCGCTATTAATATGGTCATGAAAACAGCCCCTAACGGTCGCTCCCTCCTGGCCAGCCTCTCCTCCGGATATAACGAACTGTTCATGAACCGCGACTTCATGAGCTTCGAAGCAGGCAAAGTGTCCAAAAGCTCTCCTTACGAGAAATTGGGTAACACCTACAATGCCACCCCTTCGGATTTCGCTAAAGTAACCGCCACCTACTCCACCAAACGTCCCGTACCCAACCTATTAGGTAGCTTCTCCGCCGGAGATCGCTTCCTGCACAACAAACTGGGTGTACTCGTAGCCGGTAGCTACCAACGCACCTACCGTGGCAGCAACAGCCTGTTCTACGATGCAGAAGTAGTAGACACCGCCCGCGGCGTCTCACTCACCAAAATGAGCCAACGCGAATACTCCGAAAGACAGGAACGTATCGGCATACATGCCGTAACAGACTACAAATTCAACGATCGGCATAAACTGCAGTGGTACAACGCCTACATGCAGCTCGAAAATGTACAGGTAAGAGACGTAAAAGCCACCGTATTCAACACCGGCGGCTACAATCCCGCTAAAGGTAACGCAGCACTGGAATACAATACCCGCTCCCGCCTCACCAGCCAGCACATATTTACCAGCAACCTCCAGGGCGAACACCAACTTAGCAACCCCCTAAGCCTCCAATGGTCCGCCGTATACGCAAAAGCAGGCAATCGCGAACCGGATAATACCACCATCCCACTCCGCGGCGTCCGCGAAAACTTCGTAGAAAGACGTACCACCATCGGCAATGCCAGCCGCCGCTGGGAACATAATACCGATCGCGACCTCGCCGCATACCTACAGCTCAACTACCTGCAACCCATCGCCGGCATACCCGTAGAATGGAAACTGGGTGGCCTCTATCGCGATAAACAACGCACCAACTTCTATAATAACTACCAGCTGCTGCCAGCCAACCTCACTGCCGAATACGGAAAAGACTTCCAACGCTACGAAGACATCCAGTGGACCGTACAAAACCCACAGGGTAGCGTAGCCTCCGGACAAACATACGATGCCTCCGAAAAGATCAGCGCCGGATTCCTGCAGTTCAACCTCCGCGCCTCCCACCTCGAAGTAACCGGTGGCGCCAGGGTGGAAAATACCCGCCAGGGATATGTCATGCGCTTCAAAGTAGGAGAAGATCGCCCGGAATCCGAACAAACCTACACCGACGTGCTGCCCAGCCTGCATGTTAAATACATGCCGGACCAACGCACCAACCTCCGCGCCTCCTACTTCAGGTCTCTCAACAGACCCGGATTCGCAGAGATCATCCCCACCGGCATCATCCGAGAAGAATACCGCGAAAAAGGCGATCCCGATCTTAAACACGCCACCGCAGACAACTACGACCTCCGATACGAATTTTTCCCCCGCCCTTCCGAACAATTCATGGCGGGCATATTCTACAAGAAAATATACAATCCCATCGAGTTCACCCTGCAACCGGATAAAAACCGCGGACAAGACATCTACCTCATGCCGGGCAACTTCGGTAACGCCACCAACTACGGCCTCGAACTCGATATGATCAAATACTTCCGCCACTTCGGCATAAAAGCCAACTATACCTACACCCACTCCGCTATCACCACCGCCAAATCCAAAAGGATACGCCGCACAGAAAATAATGGCGACCTCGAAACCATCACCGTCGAACAATCACGCCCGCTATACGGACAGTCCGCTCACGTCGGTAACCTCTCCCTGCTCTATAAAGACCTCGCCCACGGCTGGGAAGCCCAACTAGCAGGTAACTATACCGGCGAAAGGATCAACACCGTATCGCAGTTCCTCGACAACGACCTCTGGCAAAAAGGATTCGTACAACTCGATTTCTCCGTGGAAAAAACATGGGGACATATCACCTGCTTCCTCAAAGCCAACAACCTGCTCAATACGCCACTCGAAGTATATATCAAGAACAATCCGAACAACAAAGACTTTATTCCCGAACAGGCACGCAACGGACAAACACTCATCCGCCGCGACTACTACCAACGTACCTACCTCGCCGGTGTACGCTATAAACTATAA